From Hartmannibacter diazotrophicus, a single genomic window includes:
- a CDS encoding DMT family transporter encodes MRNTDGWLSGFLGMLIFSGSMAATRLAVTDFDPVFLTVARGAIAGSLAALILLVCGAKRPRREDLMLLGAVAVCVVAGFPLLTAFALQEITSAHSLVFIALLPLSTALFAVLRGNERPGLAFWLFALTGSGLVIGYAALPGLEASPRGDLLMLGAVVLCGFGYAQGGVLARRLGGWQVICWALVLAAPAMGVLAILTRPPTFHDVGLSAWAGLAYVSLFSMLIGFIFWYRGLALGGIASVGQLQLLQPFFGLAIAASLMREPVSASMLLVTTGVIACVAGARRFAARQPASPAPTSPVLVQPRPR; translated from the coding sequence ATGCGCAACACGGACGGATGGCTGAGCGGATTTCTCGGAATGCTGATCTTCAGCGGCTCGATGGCGGCAACGCGGCTGGCTGTGACGGATTTCGATCCCGTCTTCCTGACGGTCGCGCGCGGCGCGATCGCCGGTAGTCTGGCCGCGCTCATCCTGCTTGTCTGCGGCGCGAAGCGGCCCCGCCGGGAGGATTTGATGCTGCTCGGCGCGGTCGCCGTCTGTGTGGTGGCCGGCTTCCCGCTGCTGACGGCCTTCGCGCTTCAGGAGATCACCTCCGCGCATTCGCTCGTCTTCATCGCGCTCCTGCCTCTCTCGACCGCTCTCTTCGCGGTCCTTCGGGGCAACGAGCGGCCGGGCCTTGCCTTCTGGCTATTCGCGCTCACCGGCAGCGGCCTCGTCATCGGCTATGCCGCGCTGCCGGGCCTTGAGGCCTCGCCGCGGGGAGACCTGCTGATGCTTGGCGCCGTCGTCCTCTGCGGCTTCGGCTATGCGCAGGGCGGCGTGCTGGCGCGCCGTCTCGGCGGCTGGCAGGTCATCTGCTGGGCGCTGGTGCTGGCCGCCCCCGCGATGGGCGTCCTTGCGATCCTGACCCGTCCGCCGACCTTTCACGATGTCGGCCTGTCCGCCTGGGCGGGCCTTGCCTATGTGTCGCTCTTCAGCATGCTGATCGGCTTCATCTTCTGGTACAGGGGCCTCGCGCTCGGCGGCATCGCCTCGGTCGGGCAGTTGCAGCTATTGCAGCCGTTTTTCGGCCTGGCGATTGCCGCAAGCCTGATGCGCGAACCCGTCAGCGCGTCGATGCTGCTGGTGACGACCGGTGTCATCGCCTGCGTGGCCGGCGCGCGCAGGTTCGCCGCGCGCCAGCCCGCTTCCCCGGCCCCGACGTCGCCCGTGCTCGTTCAGCCGCGTCCGCGATAG
- the queF gene encoding preQ(1) synthase → MPRRSQSSSRHHLEVLPLTTLDPASVKLGKHTDIPTEPSADILDRVPNPHPDTTYVARFTAPEFTSLCPVTGQPDFAHLVIDYVPNAWLVESKSLKLYLFSFRNHGAFHEGCTVEIGKALNDLLKPHWLRIGGYWYPRGGIPIDVFWQSGPVPEGIWLPDQGVPTYRGRG, encoded by the coding sequence ATGCCACGCCGTTCCCAATCCTCGTCGAGACATCACCTGGAGGTGCTACCGTTGACGACCCTTGATCCCGCGAGCGTCAAGCTCGGCAAACACACCGATATTCCGACCGAGCCGTCGGCCGACATCCTCGACCGGGTGCCCAATCCGCATCCCGACACGACGTATGTCGCGCGCTTCACGGCGCCGGAATTCACCTCGCTCTGCCCCGTTACCGGCCAGCCGGATTTCGCCCATCTCGTCATCGACTATGTGCCGAACGCGTGGCTGGTGGAATCCAAGAGCCTGAAGCTCTACCTCTTTTCCTTCCGCAACCACGGCGCCTTCCACGAGGGCTGCACGGTGGAGATCGGCAAGGCGCTCAACGACCTGCTCAAGCCGCACTGGCTGCGGATCGGCGGCTACTGGTATCCGCGCGGCGGCATTCCGATCGACGTCTTCTGGCAGTCCGGCCCGGTGCCGGAGGGCATCTGGCTGCCCGACCAGGGCGTGCCGACCTATCGCGGACGCGGCTGA
- a CDS encoding short chain dehydrogenase: MKIILVGASGTIGKAVDAALSPRHEIVRVGSSGGDFRADIGDPDAIESLFEHVGAFDALVCTAGKVHFGPFEAFTPEQYDLGLQNKLMGQVGLVMAGLKRIGAGGSFTLTSGLLNDDPIPAGVSAAMVNGALEGFVRAAAIAMPRGIRINLVSPTVIEESLPAYGPFFPGTKAVPAAEAALGYVKSVEGAQTGRVYRIGWSRDT, encoded by the coding sequence ATGAAGATCATCCTTGTCGGTGCCTCGGGCACCATCGGAAAGGCCGTCGACGCGGCGCTCAGCCCCCGCCACGAGATCGTTCGCGTCGGCAGCAGCGGCGGCGACTTCAGGGCCGACATCGGCGACCCGGACGCCATCGAGAGCCTGTTCGAGCATGTCGGCGCCTTCGACGCGCTGGTCTGCACCGCCGGCAAGGTCCACTTCGGCCCCTTCGAGGCCTTCACGCCCGAGCAATATGACCTTGGCCTTCAGAACAAGCTGATGGGGCAGGTGGGTCTGGTGATGGCGGGCCTGAAGCGCATCGGCGCCGGCGGCTCCTTCACCCTGACGAGCGGCCTTCTCAACGACGACCCGATCCCGGCGGGCGTCTCGGCCGCGATGGTCAACGGCGCGCTGGAAGGTTTTGTTCGGGCGGCGGCCATCGCCATGCCGCGCGGCATCCGCATCAACCTCGTCAGCCCCACCGTAATCGAGGAATCCCTTCCGGCCTACGGTCCGTTCTTCCCGGGCACCAAGGCCGTCCCCGCCGCCGAGGCCGCCCTCGGCTATGTCAAAAGCGTCGAGGGCGCGCAGACGGGCAGGGTGTATCGCATCGGCTGGTCGCGGGACACGTGA